From Pseudomonas putida, one genomic window encodes:
- the aroQ gene encoding type II 3-dehydroquinate dehydratase — protein sequence MVAKVLMLHGINHNMFGKRDPRQYGTATLADIDQALQALGEELGAQVESFQSNFEGAMCERIHQAYEDRVDAVLINAGAWTHYSYGIRDALAIIEVPVVEVHMSNIHAREPFRHHSVFAEVVRGQICGFGVETYLLALRAAINML from the coding sequence ATGGTCGCCAAAGTACTGATGCTGCATGGCATCAACCACAACATGTTCGGCAAGCGCGACCCGCGCCAGTACGGCACGGCGACCCTGGCAGACATCGACCAGGCGTTGCAGGCCTTGGGCGAGGAGCTGGGCGCGCAGGTCGAGAGCTTCCAGAGTAACTTCGAAGGCGCGATGTGCGAACGCATCCATCAGGCCTATGAGGACCGGGTGGATGCGGTGCTGATCAATGCCGGCGCCTGGACCCACTACAGCTACGGCATTCGTGATGCACTGGCCATTATCGAAGTGCCGGTGGTTGAAGTGCACATGTCTAACATCCATGCCAGGGAGCCGTTCCGCCATCACTCGGTGTTTGCCGAGGTGGTGCGAGGGCAGATCTGCGGGTTTGGTGTCGAAACCTACCTGCTGGCGTTGCGTGCGGCAATCAACATGCTCTGA
- the aroE gene encoding shikimate dehydrogenase — MSDRYAVIGRPINHTKSPLIHGLFAQVSNQQMEYGAIEGSLDDFEAQVLQFRSEGGKGMNITAPFKLRAFELASRRSERAQLARAANALKFEDGCIIAENFDGIGLLRDIEENLGEPLRNRRVLLLGAGGAVRGALLPFLQAGPCELVIANRDMAKALTLRNELDHPRLRISRYEELEGQSFDIVVNATSASLTADLPPLPADVLGEARLAYGLAYGKGLTPFLRLAREQGQARLADGVGMLVEQAAEAFAWWRGVRPDTRAVIDQLTIPLE, encoded by the coding sequence ATGAGCGACCGCTACGCAGTGATCGGCCGGCCGATCAACCACACCAAATCCCCGTTGATTCATGGCCTGTTCGCCCAGGTCAGCAACCAGCAGATGGAATACGGGGCTATCGAAGGCTCGCTGGATGACTTCGAAGCTCAGGTGCTGCAGTTTCGTAGTGAAGGCGGGAAGGGCATGAACATCACCGCCCCGTTCAAGCTGCGTGCCTTCGAACTGGCCAGCCGGCGCAGTGAGCGGGCGCAACTGGCACGGGCGGCCAATGCGCTGAAGTTCGAGGACGGCTGCATCATTGCCGAGAACTTCGATGGCATCGGTTTGCTGCGCGACATCGAGGAGAACCTTGGCGAGCCGCTGCGCAACCGCCGTGTGCTGCTGCTGGGCGCCGGCGGTGCGGTGCGCGGGGCGTTGCTGCCGTTCCTGCAGGCGGGGCCATGTGAGCTGGTGATCGCGAACCGTGACATGGCCAAGGCGCTGACGCTGCGTAACGAACTCGATCACCCGCGTCTGCGCATCAGCCGCTACGAGGAGCTGGAAGGGCAATCGTTCGACATTGTGGTCAACGCCACCTCGGCGAGCCTGACCGCCGATTTGCCGCCACTGCCGGCGGATGTGCTGGGCGAAGCGCGCCTGGCCTATGGGCTGGCCTATGGCAAAGGCCTCACGCCGTTCCTGCGCCTGGCGCGCGAGCAGGGCCAGGCGCGCCTGGCCGATGGCGTCGGCATGTTGGTGGAGCAGGCCGCCGAGGCGTTCGCCTGGTGGCGCGGGGTGCGGCCCGACACACGTGCGGTGATCGATCAGCTGACGATTCCCCTGGAGTAG
- a CDS encoding CaiB/BaiF CoA transferase family protein gives MSQALPLAGIRVIDYSHFLAGPYVGRCLAALGAEVIKVERPGSGDAGRQHAFTLDDQQSGYFLQLNMGKQGVSVNMKDPRGKAFMQRLTDSADVFIENYRPGALDKLGLGYAELSARNPGLVYCSISAYGHTGPDAHRAGFGLIAEAKSGIMQMVGVPGEAPPLLRISLGDMYTGIHAVAAINAALLGRVNSGRGQHIDMALYDTLVSMHEYAVQCYTLSGGTVLPQQTGHDMPTSTLYGVFRAADGDLVIAAQVDDAWRRFAAMLEANGGPPGFGSDQRYHSLNGRNAHREAILAVVRDWVGARRVAEILALLDAIDIPSAKVQRIDEVLADPQIQARNMVIEQQHPRYGTLRLPNLPFRFSDCDTTIHQVAPDLGQHNAEVAAGLGFSPEEIAVLQADGVLFTHGDAR, from the coding sequence ATGAGCCAGGCATTGCCATTGGCGGGTATCCGCGTCATCGACTACAGCCACTTCCTCGCCGGTCCTTATGTGGGGCGCTGCCTGGCGGCGCTGGGTGCCGAGGTGATCAAGGTCGAACGGCCGGGCAGCGGCGATGCCGGCCGCCAGCATGCGTTTACCCTGGATGACCAGCAGAGCGGCTACTTCCTGCAACTGAACATGGGCAAGCAGGGCGTCAGCGTCAATATGAAGGACCCGCGTGGCAAAGCCTTCATGCAACGCCTGACCGATTCGGCCGATGTGTTCATCGAAAACTACCGCCCCGGCGCTCTGGACAAGCTGGGCCTGGGTTACGCCGAGCTGTCGGCGCGCAACCCGGGTCTGGTGTACTGCTCGATTTCCGCCTACGGGCACACCGGGCCGGACGCCCACCGCGCCGGCTTCGGCCTGATCGCCGAGGCCAAGAGCGGGATCATGCAGATGGTTGGCGTGCCGGGTGAGGCGCCGCCGCTGCTGCGTATTTCCCTGGGCGACATGTACACCGGCATCCACGCGGTGGCGGCGATCAATGCCGCGCTGCTCGGCCGCGTGAACAGTGGCCGTGGCCAGCACATCGACATGGCCCTGTACGACACCCTGGTGTCGATGCACGAATACGCGGTGCAGTGCTACACGCTGTCCGGTGGCACGGTATTGCCCCAGCAGACGGGCCACGACATGCCCACCTCGACCCTTTACGGCGTGTTCCGCGCCGCCGACGGCGACCTGGTGATCGCCGCCCAGGTCGACGATGCCTGGCGGCGCTTCGCGGCCATGCTCGAAGCCAACGGCGGCCCGCCCGGGTTCGGCAGCGACCAGCGCTACCACAGCCTCAACGGCCGCAATGCCCACCGCGAGGCGATCCTGGCGGTGGTCCGCGACTGGGTCGGCGCGCGTCGGGTGGCTGAGATTCTGGCGTTGCTCGATGCCATCGACATCCCCAGTGCCAAGGTCCAGCGCATCGACGAAGTGCTGGCCGACCCGCAGATCCAGGCACGCAACATGGTCATCGAGCAGCAGCATCCACGCTACGGCACGCTGCGCCTGCCCAACCTGCCGTTCCGCTTTTCCGACTGCGATACCACGATCCACCAAGTCGCCCCGGACCTTGGCCAACACAACGCCGAAGTGGCTGCCGGGCTTGGCTTCAGCCCTGAAGAAATCGCCGTCCTGCAGGCGGATGGTGTGCTGTTTACCCACGGAGATGCACGATGA
- a CDS encoding MaoC family dehydratase: MSVVEKFWDDAREGDECLSPTYTVTRERILAYADLTGDHTPVHVDEAYANASHFGCLVAHGLFGLSIADGLKTQCEYRFVPGMSLGWTWDFVLPIKVNDVLHVRMRVGAMRPSKSRPGWGIVVLPSELINQNGEVVQRGEHRLMVPRRADA; encoded by the coding sequence ATGAGCGTAGTGGAGAAATTCTGGGACGATGCCCGCGAAGGCGATGAATGCCTCAGCCCCACCTACACGGTAACTCGCGAGCGCATCCTGGCCTACGCCGACCTTACCGGCGACCACACCCCGGTCCATGTCGATGAGGCATACGCCAATGCCAGCCATTTCGGCTGCCTGGTCGCCCACGGCTTGTTCGGGTTGTCGATCGCCGACGGCCTGAAGACCCAATGCGAGTACCGCTTCGTGCCGGGCATGTCGCTGGGCTGGACCTGGGATTTCGTGCTGCCGATCAAGGTCAACGATGTGCTGCATGTACGCATGCGCGTGGGGGCGATGCGTCCCAGCAAAAGCCGCCCGGGCTGGGGCATCGTGGTCCTGCCGTCGGAACTGATCAACCAGAATGGCGAAGTCGTGCAGCGCGGCGAGCACCGCCTGATGGTGCCGAGGAGGGCAGACGCATGA
- a CDS encoding VOC family protein, giving the protein MSQPKAYLEHVAFWVRDIQWHIRFFNEVCGMTMREVQGDVEQPTQYWTLGGLQFIHQPDFAGPEGRMAHLGIMCEDLEATLATAQRFGVSEMPQGRNWLRLPDGLAVEFIQASPARCVAQALAIDPRAEVSA; this is encoded by the coding sequence ATGAGCCAGCCGAAAGCCTATCTCGAACACGTTGCCTTCTGGGTGCGGGACATTCAGTGGCATATCCGTTTCTTCAACGAAGTGTGCGGTATGACCATGCGGGAAGTGCAGGGCGACGTCGAGCAGCCGACGCAGTACTGGACGCTGGGCGGCCTGCAGTTCATTCACCAGCCTGACTTCGCCGGGCCGGAGGGTCGCATGGCGCACTTGGGCATCATGTGCGAGGACCTGGAAGCCACCCTGGCCACAGCCCAGCGCTTCGGTGTCAGCGAAATGCCTCAGGGCCGCAACTGGCTACGCCTGCCCGACGGTTTGGCGGTTGAGTTCATCCAGGCCTCGCCGGCCAGATGCGTCGCCCAGGCACTGGCCATCGACCCGCGTGCGGAGGTATCGGCATGA
- a CDS encoding ketopantoate reductase family protein: protein MKICILGAGALGCAIGAALSEAGHETWLLNRGRAHVEAMNQQGLRVQDERGERYVPVNAAIEAEDVGVTDLVVVLVKSFHTAEAIAGAAALIGPQTLVLSLQNGLGHEDILAEAVGRERVLAGKTYVGGVLLAPGSISAGVVGKQTFIGELDGQLTPRVQAIAEAFNNAGLATTVSDNILGTMWDKLLVNVATGALSGITMLSYGQLYSEPLLESTAKAAVAEAITVAERAGIRLSLTSPEAAWTLAAEGLPASFRTSMLQSLEKGSITEIDFINGSVVRWGQRHGVATPVNATLVACIKGIERAMADHQKRDTP, encoded by the coding sequence GTGAAAATCTGCATTCTGGGTGCCGGTGCACTGGGTTGCGCCATCGGTGCGGCCCTGAGCGAGGCAGGGCATGAAACCTGGCTGTTGAACCGCGGCCGCGCGCACGTCGAGGCGATGAACCAGCAGGGCCTGCGGGTGCAGGACGAGCGGGGCGAGCGCTATGTACCGGTCAACGCGGCCATCGAAGCCGAGGACGTCGGCGTGACCGACCTGGTGGTGGTGTTGGTGAAGTCGTTTCACACCGCCGAGGCCATCGCCGGTGCCGCCGCGCTGATCGGGCCGCAGACGCTGGTGCTGTCGCTGCAGAACGGCCTTGGCCACGAGGACATCCTGGCCGAGGCGGTGGGCCGCGAGCGGGTGCTTGCTGGCAAGACCTATGTCGGCGGCGTGCTGCTCGCCCCGGGTTCGATCAGCGCCGGTGTCGTCGGTAAACAAACCTTCATTGGCGAGCTCGACGGCCAGCTGACGCCGCGCGTGCAGGCCATCGCCGAAGCTTTCAACAACGCCGGGCTGGCCACCACGGTCAGTGACAACATCCTCGGCACCATGTGGGACAAGCTGCTGGTCAACGTCGCGACGGGCGCGTTGAGCGGCATCACCATGCTCAGCTATGGGCAGCTGTACAGCGAGCCGCTGCTGGAAAGCACGGCAAAGGCTGCCGTGGCCGAGGCCATCACCGTTGCCGAACGGGCGGGCATTCGCCTGAGCCTGACCAGCCCCGAAGCGGCATGGACGCTGGCTGCCGAGGGCCTGCCGGCCAGCTTTCGTACCTCGATGCTGCAAAGCCTGGAAAAGGGCTCGATCACCGAAATCGATTTCATCAACGGCTCCGTCGTGCGCTGGGGCCAGCGCCATGGCGTTGCCACCCCCGTCAACGCGACCTTGGTGGCCTGTATCAAGGGCATCGAACGCGCGATGGCCGATCACCAGAAAAGGGACACTCCATGA
- a CDS encoding LysR family transcriptional regulator: MTTLEALPEPKLLQLFDVLYHCRSVTRAAEQLGQSQPTISIWLARLREQLNDPLFVRTPGGMAPTPRADQLIGPCREVLESLRRLTAWEPQFIAATAQRRFRLCVSDASHITLLPSILNHLRKHAPGIRLEAARIDGNTESALESGEADLAIGFVPWLGGGMYQQVLFEQDWVCLSNPQHPRLGKGMSLERYRAEGHVQISFGTGQKLLEAGLARAGIERRIMLELPAFLGLGMIIGTTDLLATLPRHIGRTLADMHGLQVHDCPFEVEGFTVKQHWHARYHQDSGNRWLREVVRGLFQSASQA, from the coding sequence ATGACGACCCTGGAGGCCCTGCCCGAGCCCAAGCTGCTGCAACTGTTCGACGTGCTGTACCACTGCCGCAGCGTGACCCGCGCCGCCGAGCAGTTGGGGCAGAGCCAGCCGACCATCAGCATCTGGCTGGCGCGCCTGCGCGAACAATTGAACGACCCACTGTTCGTGCGCACGCCGGGCGGCATGGCCCCGACCCCGCGCGCCGACCAGCTGATAGGCCCGTGCCGCGAGGTGCTGGAATCGCTACGGCGGCTGACCGCCTGGGAGCCGCAGTTCATCGCCGCCACCGCGCAGCGGCGATTTCGCCTGTGTGTCAGCGATGCCAGCCACATCACCTTGCTGCCCAGCATCCTCAACCATTTGCGCAAGCATGCGCCGGGCATACGCCTGGAGGCGGCGCGGATCGATGGCAATACCGAGAGTGCCCTGGAATCGGGCGAAGCGGACCTGGCCATCGGCTTCGTGCCCTGGCTGGGAGGGGGGATGTATCAGCAGGTGCTGTTCGAGCAGGACTGGGTGTGCCTGAGCAACCCTCAGCATCCGCGCCTGGGCAAGGGCATGAGCCTGGAGCGGTATCGGGCCGAGGGGCATGTGCAGATCAGTTTCGGCACCGGGCAGAAGCTGCTGGAAGCGGGATTGGCGCGGGCCGGGATCGAACGGCGAATCATGCTGGAGCTGCCGGCGTTTCTCGGCTTAGGGATGATAATCGGGACTACCGATCTACTCGCCACCTTGCCGCGGCATATCGGCCGGACACTGGCCGACATGCATGGGCTGCAGGTCCATGATTGCCCGTTCGAAGTTGAAGGGTTCACAGTCAAACAGCATTGGCATGCCCGATATCATCAGGACAGTGGAAACCGGTGGTTGAGGGAAGTCGTTCGCGGATTGTTTCAGTCCGCAAGCCAGGCATGA
- a CDS encoding aldo/keto reductase: MHKRTLGNSSLEVSALGFGCMGLSHGYGPATDTQQAIALIRSAVDRGVTLFDTAEVYGPYLNEQVVGEALAPVRDQVVISTKFGFTFGDDNKQQILNSRPEHIRVAVEGSLRRLQTDYIDLLYQHRVDPAVPIEEVAGVVKDLISEGKVKHFGLSEAGAQTIRRAHAVQPVTALQSEYSLWWREPEQEILPTLWELGIGLVPFSPLGKGFLTGTVSAEATYGSDDFRSIVPRFSQSALQANQGLVVLIRQIAAQKQATPAQIALAWLLAQTPWIVPIPGTTKLHRLEENLGAADITLDPVELKAIDTALAQIRIEGERYPEALKARVGR, translated from the coding sequence ATGCACAAGCGCACGCTCGGAAACAGTTCACTCGAAGTATCAGCCCTGGGCTTCGGTTGCATGGGCTTGAGCCATGGCTACGGCCCGGCGACTGATACACAACAAGCCATTGCGTTGATCCGATCGGCGGTTGACCGAGGCGTCACGCTTTTTGATACCGCCGAGGTTTACGGCCCTTACCTGAACGAACAAGTGGTGGGCGAAGCCCTGGCACCGGTGCGCGATCAAGTGGTCATCTCCACCAAGTTCGGTTTCACCTTTGGCGACGACAATAAACAGCAGATTCTCAACAGCCGCCCCGAGCACATCCGAGTCGCCGTCGAGGGTTCGTTGCGTCGACTGCAGACCGATTACATCGATCTGCTCTACCAGCACCGCGTCGATCCGGCCGTGCCGATCGAGGAAGTCGCCGGGGTGGTTAAGGACTTGATTAGCGAGGGCAAGGTCAAGCACTTCGGCCTGTCGGAGGCCGGCGCCCAGACCATTCGCCGAGCGCACGCGGTGCAGCCGGTCACAGCACTGCAAAGCGAATACTCGCTGTGGTGGCGCGAGCCCGAGCAGGAAATCCTGCCGACGCTTTGGGAGTTAGGCATCGGCCTCGTGCCATTCAGCCCATTGGGCAAAGGTTTTCTCACCGGCACGGTGTCGGCGGAGGCCACTTATGGCAGCGACGATTTCCGCAGCATCGTCCCGCGTTTCAGCCAGTCGGCGCTGCAAGCCAATCAGGGCCTGGTGGTGCTGATTCGTCAGATCGCCGCACAGAAACAAGCCACTCCCGCACAGATCGCGCTGGCCTGGCTGCTTGCGCAGACGCCGTGGATCGTGCCGATTCCGGGGACGACCAAACTGCATCGACTGGAAGAAAACCTCGGCGCCGCGGACATCACGCTGGACCCCGTCGAACTGAAGGCCATTGATACAGCGTTGGCGCAGATCCGCATCGAAGGCGAGCGTTATCCCGAGGCCCTCAAAGCGCGAGTCGGCCGATGA
- a CDS encoding flavodoxin has protein sequence MSTHHDPLRRTVIAALASAPLLSLAGTQGASETQRSGSRILVAYFSRSGNTRVVAGLIQRGLGADLFEIRPANAYPEDYLQTVEQARQERDSGFEPELQNKIHALSDYDTIYLGFPIWGETAPPIVRAFLSAHDLTGKTLIPFNTHGGYGLGNSRSVLLEHAPNAKVLKGFVMESEQERKTMERVNGWLSDHPLTR, from the coding sequence ATGAGCACCCATCACGATCCGCTGCGGCGCACGGTGATCGCCGCGCTGGCCAGCGCCCCGCTGCTGTCGCTTGCAGGCACCCAAGGTGCCAGTGAAACACAGCGCTCAGGCTCGCGGATTCTGGTCGCGTATTTCTCGCGCTCGGGCAATACCCGCGTGGTCGCCGGGCTAATCCAGCGTGGACTGGGTGCCGACCTCTTCGAGATCCGCCCGGCCAACGCGTACCCCGAGGACTATCTGCAAACCGTTGAGCAGGCGCGACAGGAGCGTGACAGCGGCTTCGAACCCGAGCTGCAAAACAAGATTCACGCCCTTAGCGACTACGACACCATCTATCTCGGCTTTCCGATCTGGGGTGAAACCGCCCCACCCATCGTGCGCGCCTTTCTCAGCGCCCACGACCTGACCGGCAAGACCCTGATTCCCTTCAACACCCACGGCGGTTATGGCTTGGGTAACAGCCGCAGCGTGCTGCTCGAGCACGCACCGAACGCTAAGGTTCTCAAAGGTTTTGTGATGGAGAGTGAGCAGGAGCGCAAGACCATGGAACGCGTGAATGGCTGGCTGAGCGATCACCCCCTCACGCGTTGA
- a CDS encoding aldo/keto reductase: MNIRTLGNGLKVSALGLGCMSMTSAYGPAADKASMIKLIRSAHEQGITLFDTAEAYGPFANEALLGEALQPIREQVVIATKFDFDIDLITGARGGGTNSHPEHIRAVAESSLMRLRTDCIDLFYQHRVDPQVPIEDVAGTVKDLIAEGKVKHFGLSEAGVETIRRAHAVQAVTAVQSEYSLFWRGPELELLAVLEELGIGFVPFSPLGAGFLTGQIDEHTQFDASDFRNVVPRFSPEARKANLALVDVVKAVAHRKNATPAQVALAWLLAQKPWIVPIPGTTKTHRLEENIGAVELQLTGDDLREINEQMAQIQVQGERLPESALKMTGL, translated from the coding sequence ATGAATATCCGCACGTTGGGCAATGGCCTGAAAGTGTCTGCACTAGGCCTGGGCTGCATGAGCATGACCTCGGCCTATGGGCCGGCTGCCGACAAAGCCAGCATGATCAAGCTGATTCGATCGGCTCACGAGCAAGGCATCACCCTGTTTGACACCGCTGAAGCATATGGCCCGTTCGCCAATGAAGCACTGCTGGGCGAGGCCTTGCAGCCGATTCGCGAGCAGGTCGTCATCGCCACCAAGTTCGACTTCGATATCGACCTGATCACCGGCGCACGCGGCGGTGGTACCAACAGCCACCCGGAACATATACGCGCGGTTGCCGAGTCATCGTTGATGCGTCTGCGCACCGATTGCATCGACCTGTTCTATCAGCACCGCGTCGATCCGCAGGTACCCATCGAAGATGTCGCCGGCACCGTCAAGGATCTGATCGCCGAGGGCAAGGTCAAGCATTTCGGCCTGTCTGAGGCAGGTGTGGAAACCATCCGCCGGGCGCACGCGGTGCAAGCGGTCACGGCGGTACAGAGTGAGTACTCGCTTTTCTGGCGCGGCCCGGAATTGGAGCTGCTGGCGGTGCTGGAAGAACTGGGAATCGGTTTCGTACCGTTCAGCCCGCTTGGCGCGGGTTTCCTCACCGGTCAGATCGATGAGCACACGCAGTTCGACGCCAGCGATTTCCGCAACGTTGTACCACGCTTTTCCCCTGAAGCCCGCAAGGCCAATCTGGCGCTGGTCGATGTGGTGAAAGCCGTCGCGCATCGCAAAAACGCCACACCGGCGCAAGTCGCACTGGCCTGGTTGCTCGCACAGAAACCGTGGATTGTGCCGATCCCGGGCACGACCAAAACCCATCGACTGGAAGAGAACATTGGCGCCGTTGAACTGCAATTGACCGGTGACGATCTGCGCGAGATCAACGAACAGATGGCACAGATTCAAGTGCAAGGTGAACGCCTGCCGGAATCGGCACTGAAGATGACCGGACTCTGA
- a CDS encoding cupin domain-containing protein — MNRLIAPLVALSFMATESQAASEIRVTPNGSQPSVKGATQNFTGSVRVDGLFSGDAPARIGGGTVTFEPGARTAWHSHPLGQTLIVTAGVGYVQQEGGPRQEIRPGDTVWIPPHIRHWHGATASNGMTHIAIAEAEDGKTVTWAEQVSEAQYAGQ, encoded by the coding sequence ATGAACCGATTGATCGCACCACTCGTTGCTTTGTCATTCATGGCCACAGAATCTCAGGCCGCCAGCGAAATACGCGTCACACCTAACGGCTCGCAGCCCTCGGTCAAGGGCGCGACTCAAAATTTCACCGGCTCGGTGCGCGTTGATGGCCTGTTCAGCGGTGATGCGCCGGCGCGTATCGGCGGCGGCACGGTGACCTTCGAGCCCGGCGCACGCACGGCTTGGCACAGCCACCCGCTGGGGCAAACGTTGATCGTCACCGCAGGTGTGGGCTACGTGCAGCAGGAGGGCGGCCCCCGCCAGGAAATACGGCCGGGCGACACTGTCTGGATTCCGCCACACATCCGACACTGGCATGGGGCCACGGCCAGCAACGGTATGACCCACATCGCCATCGCCGAAGCCGAAGACGGCAAGACCGTCACCTGGGCGGAACAGGTCTCGGAGGCGCAATACGCCGGCCAATGA
- a CDS encoding carboxymuconolactone decarboxylase family protein, translating into MTTDARSNPTLPALMAFCLGIGAMFSVTTQAAEASKTMASTPASAATLSRQQQTIPLIAAFMATSDMPNLNTALNQGLDAGLTISEIREMLVQLYAYVGFPRSLNALNELMTVVQTRKQRGIEDAPGREPSRAIPMGDELLAAGTANQTRISGAPVKGPVFEFAPVINRFLQTHLFGDIFERDNLDWQSRELATVGALAATPGVEQQLRSHMAASLRVGLSTAQLQEVAELLKKHADAQTAERANTALTQALAASGK; encoded by the coding sequence ATGACCACTGATGCACGCAGCAACCCTACCCTCCCCGCACTCATGGCGTTTTGTCTGGGCATCGGGGCGATGTTCAGCGTTACCACTCAAGCAGCCGAGGCATCGAAGACAATGGCCAGCACGCCCGCCAGCGCAGCCACCTTGTCGCGCCAACAACAAACGATCCCTCTGATCGCCGCGTTCATGGCGACCAGCGACATGCCCAACCTCAACACCGCCCTCAATCAAGGGCTCGATGCCGGCCTGACCATCAGCGAAATCCGGGAAATGCTCGTGCAGCTGTACGCCTATGTGGGCTTCCCACGCAGCCTCAACGCCTTGAACGAGCTGATGACGGTGGTGCAAACACGCAAACAGCGCGGTATCGAAGACGCGCCGGGGCGTGAGCCGAGCCGGGCGATTCCGATGGGGGATGAGCTGCTGGCCGCCGGCACAGCGAATCAAACCAGGATCTCCGGCGCTCCGGTCAAAGGCCCGGTGTTCGAGTTCGCTCCGGTGATCAACCGGTTCCTGCAAACCCACCTGTTCGGCGACATCTTCGAGCGCGACAACCTCGACTGGCAAAGTCGCGAACTGGCGACTGTCGGCGCGCTGGCGGCAACGCCAGGAGTCGAGCAGCAATTGCGCTCGCACATGGCGGCGAGCCTGCGCGTCGGCCTGAGCACGGCACAGTTGCAAGAGGTCGCGGAACTGCTGAAAAAACACGCTGATGCACAGACGGCTGAACGTGCCAACACCGCGTTGACACAAGCCCTCGCGGCTTCGGGGAAGTGA